In Larimichthys crocea isolate SSNF chromosome VII, L_crocea_2.0, whole genome shotgun sequence, the genomic stretch acattcaaacattttaaagtaaagtcaCACCTCCatgagaaaccaaacaaaaaatgacTGCTGTGGCGTATGTCACATATCAAACATAGAACAGATATGAAGAGGAATGAGAGGAACATTATTGAGAGCAGGCCATAATGACActatattttgtaataataatgagattATTTACTAaaaactcatttgttttgtctttgaggaTTACTCCTCTTCGAATATTTCGAGAGGACCAGAAGTCCATGTCTCTGGAGCTGGACGAGATCAGGTCGCGGAGAGACTTCCACAAATTTGTCGTCTCACATTCATAAAACAGATGGTCTGTTGTTTCCAAATTCGTTTTGCAAATTATAACAGTTTTCTATCACATATTTAAATCTTCCTTTCATAAAATCGTTTGAGAGATAGTTTCCTGTAATTATCTTAGTtgttttcaaaaaacaaaatatcccCCACAATCAATCACATCTTTGATCCTTCACTCCTCCAAGCCTCTGTAAATCTGAAATGTCTGCCCACAAATGGACATTGTATGCTGCACTAAATTCTGGACATTTTGTCTTTCACTTTGGACTCCTCTGCTAaatgctgtgactttcattcattgtctGCAGCCTAaattaattgttgttgtttttttatctttattttatctttctttgcacatgtttaatttctgaTCAGTAGTCTTACAAAGTGGAACatcaaacaaatatttgttgaaTATCTCTTTCTGGGTCATTGACTTTTGGTTGTTAACTGGCTTCAAAGTACTAAGAAATGTTATAATTTGCTACCAcagtataaaaatgtattttccacaCAAATCTGTCTTAACAGGCCTTTGTAGATCCTATGATGTACTGGTGTATACTAGATGTGTTCACTTATTGTATACAAATGTATATCACATCTCTtgccaaacacacatttagagcAACATTTTCTTGTCTCTCAAGTCCTTAAAACTGTTCATTATTAATTGTTTGTGACAGTGATTCAAAGCTTCTCCTAGCTGAGATTAAATCCTCagattattaaatcatttaaatttgtctAACTGCAACACTTTTGAAACTGCAAATATCTCAGacattgattgattttttaaaatctgtgttaATAAAACGCAAACATAGATCTATGGGTTATTATGACAAAATATTCTACCTACCTATATATTCTTAAATTGCTTAAATGGCGAATTATCCTAAAATAAATAGCTAATTTATCGGTTTTGTGTCTACAattttgtacatatttaattttgtgtttgtttttattgtacaaGTGTAATAAATTTCAGAATAATGacgcttttattctgaaaacaatGACCGGAAGAGTAGATAGCACTCGATGACAGTGAGGCAGGTGTGACCTAAATACTGGGATCAAACTTCACACAGTTTGAAGACACTTTGATAATTGTTTGTGACGCTGCGGGACGTGATGGCGACTAGTGACGACGTGCGGGACAATGTGAAGGTATTTGCGTTCATGCGACATTATGGAGAAGTTTCTCCTGAGTGGCAGCCCTGACATTGCATAATAGTTGCTCGGTCTTGTTTCAGTGACACACAACTTTTTGTTCTCGACTTAAACAGAGTTAGAGCTGTAAAATCcaccaaatgtaatgtaaagtctGCAGTGCACTTAAATGTTAAACGTGTAAAAACAGCTGTTGGGcatgaatgcatgtgtgcagaAATACTATGGCAGTCGACTGGAGTCCTCCTGTGATTTGCAAACCAGTGCTGCCTCCTGCAGTTTGTCCTGCCGTCCACCGCCAAGAAGTGTCACGGATGCATTGAGCCAGGTTCACCCAGAGGTGACCAAAAGGTTTGCAGTCTTGTCTCACCTTTACTTTCTCcagcaataaaacattttttttacagttccCACACAACTCCCAACTTTGTCATGCAAATAGCATCAGATGGTCTTATCCCCAGACACATCAAGCACATACACTGCAGCTATCGCTGTCTGTAAGCACAGATCTATCTCTATAACGTCTGTATGCTTTCCTGTCATTGCAAAGTGATTTTGTTGTCGTTGATTATATTTTTCCTCCAGGTTCTTCGGCTGTGGCCTCCCATTTCCAGCAAAGCTCGAGGGCTGCAGAGTCCTGGATCTCGGCAGCGGCTCTGGCAGGGACTCTTACGCCTTCAGTAAACTCGTTGGATCAAGCGGACATGTGACAGGGATTGATATGACGGAGGAGCTGGTGATTACACGTGCTTGTACACACACCATTTGACTCTTTATTTCTGTACCTTCTACTGATTTAACTTGCACCTCTTTAGATCACAGTGTCCCGTCAGTACGTTGAGTATCATCAAAAGAAGTTTGGCTATGAGGAGCCCAACGTCTCTTTTGTCCAGGGGTACATGGAGAAGCTCAGTGAAGCTGGCATACAAAGTGACTCAATGGATGTTTTGCTGTAGGTTTAAAGCATAGATATGATATTACATAATCtgttacatatatatacacagctTCATTTAGCTGATTGAATAACAATGTTTTTCCCTCTAATATATCCAGATCCAACTGCGTAGTCTGTTTGTGTCCTGATAAAGGAGCTGTGCTGCAGCAGGCGTACAATGTTCTAAAGGTCAGTCTGGAGAATTTCTACCaactggatgaaaaaaaaagatgtgacatCCTGTTTTTGGCTCTTACTGTATCGTGCTTGCGTTTTATACAGGAGGGAGGTGAACT encodes the following:
- the zgc:153372 gene encoding arsenite methyltransferase, translating into MATSDDVRDNVKKYYGSRLESSCDLQTSAASCSLSCRPPPRSVTDALSQVHPEVTKRFFGCGLPFPAKLEGCRVLDLGSGSGRDSYAFSKLVGSSGHVTGIDMTEELITVSRQYVEYHQKKFGYEEPNVSFVQGYMEKLSEAGIQSDSMDVLLSNCVVCLCPDKGAVLQQAYNVLKEGGELYFSDMYASKVVPDHMTQDPVLWGEGMGGAQFWQDFISLARSVGFSTPHLVSASNIVIYNSDLKAKAGDISYASGTYRLFKLPKSPLVSEATVTYKGTVAEFPHQLDFDSSHCFKTDVAVKVNGEMAAILQSSRFSSDFKIQTSDKPESSSESTPQYCHLNPFLLADKLGSSVKQCSKTKK